A genome region from Cryptococcus neoformans var. neoformans B-3501A chromosome 8, whole genome shotgun sequence includes the following:
- a CDS encoding hypothetical protein (Match to EST gb|CF189940.1|CF189940): MAIPHTIQEQHPADPLLLLPIPEKLPPLPLPALPSLISAFEPYIDPSKASSSSENEAIALPVLVSSMRQITRNAQVLLNAARLGAAEAREELDGVDVRLREVEYERNRIREETERCMNYESSREPIDLPDVETFLASVDQTPKDDEGYEHALTILRLEHELEEILKREAQVAQLTKDRDAYIRAKKEIKIKTDAVDVHLAGFARAQRSKTLQMSMLLQFPVLRHHDYSKAQAPCSIHSKKKLYPALFIYPPLSRK; this comes from the exons ATGGCTATCCCACATACAATCCAAGAACAACACCCGGCAGATCCCCTCTTACTCCTCCCCATCCCGGAAAAACTCCCGCCATTACCGCTCCCGGCTTTACCATCCCTCATCTCCGCATTCGAACCATACATCGACCCTTCCAaagcttcctcctcttccgaaAATGAAGCAATTGCTCTTCCCGTGCTAGTTTCATCCATGCGACAAATCACAAGAAACGCGCAAGTTCTATTAAACGCCGCAAGGCTAGGCGCAGCAGAGGCgagggaagagttggaCGGGGTGGATGTGAGGTTGAGAGAGGTGGAGTACGAGCGGAATAGGATAAGGGAGGAGACTGAGCGGTGTATGAATTATGA ATCATCACGCGAGCCAATAGATTTGCCTGATGTGGAAACGTTTCTTGCGAGTGTGGACCAAA CACCGAAAGATGACGAGGGTTACGAACACGCTCTCACCATTTTGCGATTAGAACATGAGCTCGAAGAGATTCTCAA GAGGGAAGCTCAGGTAGCACAACTGACCAAAGATCGGGATGCGTATATTCgagcaaagaaggaaatcAAGATCAAGACGGATGCGGTGGACGTTCACTTGGCCGGGTTTGCCAGA GCTCAAAGGTCAAAGACGTTGCAGATGTCCATGCTCCTTCAGTTTCCGGTCCTTCGACATCATGATTATTCGAAAGCCCAAGCTCCCTGTAGCATTCACAGCAAGAAAAAATTATACCCAGCACTTTTTATATACCCGCCCCTATCCAGAAAGTAA
- a CDS encoding hypothetical protein (HMMPfam hit to PhyH, Phytanoyl-CoA dioxygenase (PhyH), score: 183.8, E(): 3.4e-52), whose product MPYLTEEQKQRWKEDGYLVLPSFFTDEETKDMLNEAKRLCGEFDIEGHPMTTFKTAADDAHIGDEYFLNSGDKIRYFLEPSSVTPATATTPAKLLVPPAQSINKIGHALAVLNPVFRKYTLETPKMSNLAKELGEQESPRVLQSMVICKQPRIGGAVPCHNDSTFLYTDPPSAIGAWIALEECTPQNGCLSFLPGSHRLSRTSTRFVRAPNGGTTFVDVPGVEPNTENWDEMEGWKEAACPPGTLVLIHGSVMHKSPPNPSDKSRLIYTFHMIEGGKGVKYDERNWLQPTKEMPFPALF is encoded by the exons ATGCCCTATTTAACAGAAGAGCAAAAGCAgcgatggaaagaggacgGTTACCTCGTTTTGCCCTCGTTCTTCACTGACGAGGAAACCAAGGATATGCTCAATGAGGCCAAGAGGCTTTGTGGCGAGTTTGATATTGAGGGGCACCCTATG ACGACATTTAAGACAGCGGCGGATGATGCACATATCGGAGATGAGTACTTTTTAAACTCTGGGGACAAG ATCCGTTACTTTCTTGAACCAAGTTCCGTTACCCCAGCTACTGCCACTACACCTGCCAAACTCCTCGTGCCCCCAGCTCAATCAATCAACAAGATCGGCCATGCACTCGCCGTCCTCAACCCAGTTTTCCGCAAATACACACTAGAAACACCAAAGATGTCGAACCTAGCAAAAGAATTGGGAGAACAAGAGAGTCCGAGGGTGTTGCAGAGTATGGTTATTTGCAAGCAGCCGAGAATAGGCGGT GCAGTTCCTTGTCATAATGACTCTACTTTTTTGTACACTGATCCTCCTAGCGCTATAGGTGCATGGATAGCTCTGGAAGAATGTACACCTCAAAACGGCTGTCTT TCCTTTTTACCAGGCTCTCACCGATTATCACGAACTTCAACTCGATTTGTCCGTGCGCCCAATGGCGGTACGACTTTTGTCGATGTCCCTGGGGTGGAACCAAATACGGAGAATtgggatgagatggaaggcTGGAAAGAAGCGGCTTGTCCTCCTGGGACTTTGGTTTTGATCCATG GAAGTGTGATGCACAAGTCTCCTCCTAATCCTTCGGATAAATCGAGGCTGATTTATACATTCCATATGAttgagggagggaagggtgTCAAATATGATGAGCGAAATTGGTTGCAGCCGACTAAGGAAATGCCATTCCCTGCTTTGTTTTAG
- a CDS encoding hypothetical protein (HMMPfam hit to HK, Hydroxyethylthiazole kinase family, score: 261.0, E(): 2e-75; HMMPfam hit to TMP-TENI, Thiamine monophosphate synthase/TENI, score: 214.2, E(): 2.5e-61), with the protein MPKPTLDYSLYLVTGRELLPPGKDYYESLEESLQGGVTLVQVREKYADTGEFIEVARRTKAICDKYNVPVLINDRIDVHLAVGTAGIHVGQTDCPIGLARSLVGPDAIIGLSVSNVNEAKRAIQQGADYVGIGAVWPTNSKDVANKKMLGPDGVGEILDLLHGTGVQSVAIGGIHLPNVAQLLHASIAPQSRNALDGIAIISDIVASLTPREAATNLREVVQSFKRARSQLSNLEAVYGTNLFSGPRGVDGFIKEAVHLMDVIKRETPLINQMTNNVVINDSANVTLAIGASPIMATHPRDVHDLSPAIGALLINFGYDSYQCSFKSLMLMLESSTITDKAGMLVAGRQANINRKPIIFDPVAIGATPYRQETSVELLSHWQPTIIKGNAGEIGFMARSTEVASRGVDSVGSGFSRPGAVVKALARKQAAIIVLTGEHDYISDGSTTLKISNGHHYLERITGSGCQLGSVIASFAATARLEHLAKHGEWENASQLVQGDMLAAAVTGVLVYTIAAEVAAAREDVKGPGTFRAALIDELYNLTPEVLQQRAKVEIL; encoded by the exons ATGCCCAAGCCCACTCTCGACTACTCTCTTTACCTTGTTACCGGAAGGGAGCTTTTGCCTCCTGGAAAG GACTACTACGAAAGTCTTGAAGAA TCCCTTCAAGGCGGCGTTACTCTTGTGCAAGTCCGTGAGAAATACGCCGACACTGGAGAA TTTATTGAAGTAGCTCGCCGCACGAAAGCCATCTGTGACAAG TACAATGTCCCAGTCCTTATCAATGACCGTATCGACGTCCACCTCGCTGTCG GCACTGCAGGCATTCACGTCGGTCAAACGGACTGCCCTATCGGTTTAGCTCGTAGCCTTGTCGGACCGGATGCCATTATTGGTCTGTCTGTCAGCAACGTCAACGAAGCCAAACGTGCCATCCAGCAAGGTGCAGATTATGTCGGGATCGGTGCTGTGTGGCCTACCAACAGCAAGGACGTGGCCAATAAGAAGATGTTGGGCCCCGATGGAGTGGGCGAAATTCTTGATTTGCTCCATGGAACTGGCGTACAGAGCGTTGCTATCG GCGGcatccatcttcccaaCGTCGCTCAGCTCCTTCATGCTTCCATTGCACCGCAATCACGCAATGCTCTTGATGGCATTGCCATCATCTCGGACATTGTCGCCTCCCTCACTCCTCGCGAGGCTGCCACGAATCTACGAGAAGTTGTTCAGTCTTTCAAGCGCGCGAGGAGTCAACTTTCCAACCTTGAAGCTGTATACGGCACCAACTTGTTCAGCGGTCCAAGGGGTGTAGATGGTTTTATTAAGGAGGCCGTCCATTTGATGGACGTGATTAAGAGGGAGACTCCATTGATCAATCAG ATGACTAACAACGTCGTCATCAACGATTCTGCCAATGTCACCTTGGCCATTGGCGCCTCTCCTATCATGGCGACCCATCCTCGTGACGTCCATGATCTCAGTCCCGCCATCGGAGCTCTCTTGATCAACTTTGGGTATGATTCGTATCAGTGTTCATTTAAGAGCTTGATGTTAATGCTTGAATCTAGCACTATTACGGACAAAGCAGGCATGCTTGTGGCCGGCCGACAGGCCAACATCAACAGGAAACCCATCATTTTTGACCCTGTAGCCATCGGCGCAACTCCATACAGGCAAGAAACGTCTGTCG AGCTCCTTTCTCACTGGCAGCCGACAATTATCAAGGGTAACGCTGGTGAAATCGGGTTCATGGCGAGATCGACAGAAGTTGCCAGTCGAGGTGTTGATTCCGTCGGTTCTGGTTTCTCTCGCCCAGGTGCTGTCGTCAAAGCACTTGCGCGAAAGCAGG CCGCAATTATCGTGCTCACTGGCGAACATGACTATATCTCAGATGGTTCAACCACTCTCAAAATCTCCAACGGCCACCACTACCTAGAACGTATCACTGGTTCTGGATGTCAGCTTGGGTCGGTTATTGCATCATTTGCAGCTACCGCAAGACTGGAGCATCTGGCGAAGCACGGTGAATGGGAGAATGCGTCGCAGCTCGTTCAAGGTGATATGTTGGCTGCGGCTGTCACCGG TGTGTTGGTGTATACCATTGCGGCTGAAGTAGCGGCCGCTCGTGAGGATGTAAAAGGGCCTGGAACGTTCAGAGCCGCCTTAATTGATGAATTGTACAACCTCACCCCCGAGGTTTTGCAGCAACGAGCCAAGGTTGAGATCTTGTAG
- a CDS encoding hypothetical protein (Match to EST gb|CF194426.1|CF194426; HMMPfam hit to L51_S25_CI-B8, Mitochondrial ribosomal protein L51 / S25 / CI-B8 domain, score: 64.5, E(): 2.7e-16) yields the protein MPRLVPSFSSLPKTQPVQGYKHFLTPLRKLIFDYDAESPSQHGIRSYIRKPLLDMARENPDVEIVVRRLKRGKAAVLRGHYVNGRDKVICVNKLEANEVANKVGLLLNSSGAKIKHLKNLTLEAAPGAESARGIWSALHDKTRDGKGYQI from the exons ATGCCCAGACTcgtcccatccttctcatcactGCCAAAGACACAACCCGTACAGGGATACAAGCACTTCCTCACCCCTCTCAGAAAACTCATATTCGACTACGACGCAGAATCGCCCTCTCAGCATGGTATTCG ATCATACATCAGGAAACCACTATTAGATATGGCGCGGGAAAACCCAGACGTGGAGATTGTCGTTAGGAGACTGAAAAGGGGAAAGGCAGCCGTGCTCAGGGGACATTACG TGAACGGTCGAGACAAGGTTATCTGTGTGAACAAGTTGGAAGCGAACGAGGTTGCCAACAAG GTCGGCCTCCTTTTAAATTCGTCTGGAGCAAAGATCAAGCATTTGAAGAATTTGACATTGGAAGCTGCGCCGGGGGCAGAGTCAGCGAGAGGAATCTGGAGCGCGTTGCACGACAAGACACGGGATGGCAAGGGTTACCAAATATAA
- a CDS encoding hypothetical protein (HMMPfam hit to Put_Phosphatase, Putative Phosphatase, score: 135.4, E(): 1.3e-37), with product MSKQLIVFDFDWSFVDQDTDRWVFEVLSTELRRLLQSRKSAGTGMQCTPDVVNDTMKDLYEKGFKKEDVLEALRILPVHPAMKRAVTSLKQRSAETTFLCLSNSNEVYIGTILEKHGLTDLFSEIITNPAHWSEEAPDHLIIGRRLPASEPPHGCSVGCLANMCKGDELDRYLAANGGKDAFKKIVYVGDGGNDFCPLLRMRQGDLALVRKGLELDERVKKEGEQCGLKVDVKFWEQAWQIDEYFQEL from the exons ATGTCCAAGCAACTAATCGTCTTTGACTTTGACTGGTCCTTCGTTGACCAAGATACCGATCGATGGGTATTCGAAGTCCTCTCTACCGAGTTGAGGAGATTGTTGCAAAGCCGAAAGTCTGCTGGAACCGGTATGCAATGTACCCCCGACGTCGT TAACGACACTATGAAGGACTTGTACGAGAAGGgtttcaagaaggaggatgtgcTCGAGGCTCTCCGTATCTTGCCTGTC CACCCTGCGATGAAGCGAGCAGTCACTTCTCTCAAGCAACGTTCTGCAGAGACCACGTTCTTGTGTCTCTCCAACTCTAACGAGGTTTACATTGGTACTATTCTCGAG AAACACGGCCTTACCGATCTCTTTTCCGAAATCATCACCAACCCAGCGCACTGGTCTGAAGAAGCCCCCGACCACCTCATCATCGGTCGACGACTCCCTGCTTCTGAGCCTCCTCACGGCTGCTCTGTCGGCTGTCTCGCCAACATGTGCAAAGGTGACGAACTCGACAGGTACCTCGCTGCCAATGGCGGTAAAGACGCCTTCAAGAAGATTGTCTACGTTGGTGATGGTGGGAATGACTTTTGCCCGcttttgaggatgaggcagGGGGATTTGGCTTTGGTTAGGAAGGGCCTCGAGTTGGATgagagggtgaagaaggaaggagagcaGTGTGGCTTGAAGGTGGATGTCAAGTTCTGGGAGCAGGCGTGGCAGATTGACGAGTACTTCCAGGAATTGTAA
- a CDS encoding hypothetical protein (Match to EST gb|CF189650.1|CF189650; HMMPfam hit to adh_short, short chain dehydrogenase, score: 168.1, E(): 1.9e-47): MTETASSKRRVVLMEERTTELYKLRGQVLEGVRARAQEPQKKSDRLRGKVGIITGVGPETGIGTAASKLFAKEGIEHLYLLDYNDKGLPELVSYLKEHYPRTKVTFVKGDAADHKAVSFLVDRTLEEEGHLDLFFANAGISQITKPVKGKSGNIMSFSQPFKDVEEAEFNEIMRINALGVFVAIKYASIAMAKLCPEKGKSIPGGSIVLTASIAGLKANAGPIPYSASKAAVISMAQTAAYALTGLNIRVNAVCPGLIETDMTKPMFDFARASGNDSKIGQLNPTLRQGIGHEVAQAALFLVSDESSYVNGQALPVDGGLSASVPYVRSKI, encoded by the exons ATGACAGAGACCGCATCATCT AAACGCCGAGTTGTTTTGATGGAGGAGCGTACAACTGAGTTGTATAAGTTGAGAGGACAAGTTCTTGAAGGTGTTCGAGCTCGTGCTCAAGAACCCCAAAAGAAATCGGACAGGTTAAGGGGGAAAGTGGGTATTATTACTGGGGTTGGGCCTGAGACCGGAATCGGG ACAGCTGCTTCTAAACTCTTTGCAAAAGAAG GTATTGAACATCTTTATCTGCTTGATTATAACGACAAAGGTCTTCCGGAGTTGGTTTCGTATCTGAAGGAGCACTATCCAAGGACCAAA GTCACCTTTGTAAAAGGGGATGCCGCAGACCACAAAGCAGTATCATTTCTCGTCGATAGAACcctggaggaagagggtcaTCTTGATTTATTCTTTGCCAATGCTGGTATCTCTCAGATCACGAAGCCGGTCAAGGGGAAGAGTGGGAATATCATGAGTTTTAGTCAACCTTTTAAAGATGTAGAAGAGGCAGAGTTCAACGAGATTATGAGGATCAACGCTTTAGG AGTCTTCGTTGCTATCAAGTATGCCTCAATCGCAATGGCTAAATTGTGCCCTGAGAAGGGAAAGTCCATTCCTGGAGGCTCTATCGTGCTCACCGCGTCGA TTGCCGGCCTCAAAGCCAACGCTGGTCCTATTCCCTACTCCGCCTCTAAAGCCGCTGTGATTTCTATGGCCCAAACTGCAGCTTATGCTCTTACTGGATTGAACATCAGGGTCAACGCTGTTTGCCCCGGTCTGATTGAA ACTGACATGACCAAACCGATGTTTGATTTTGCCAGAGCAAGCGGTAATGACTCGAAGATCGGCCAGCTTAATCCCACTCTTCGTCAAGGTATTGGACACG AGGTGGCCCAGGCGGCGCTGTTCCTGGTATCAG ATGAGTCCTCGTACGTCAATGGCCAGGCTCTGCCTGTTGACGGCGGCTTGAGTGCCAGTGTGCCGTACGTTCGCAGCAAGATTTAA